The following coding sequences are from one Lolium rigidum isolate FL_2022 chromosome 6, APGP_CSIRO_Lrig_0.1, whole genome shotgun sequence window:
- the LOC124661005 gene encoding probable receptor-like protein kinase At2g42960, with the protein MVAREIKMTTSENLRTELLSRTPPFGLRLWVVLGISIWAAILFVLGCICFLLIYWRKQGNRNRGEISEPEIPDVTKEIAVDEAGSRAFVENFCAQETHSFPVKGRYTEKDSGKLLAHSITSESSGDHNFIECISVKQYDRSHSGDEGSSAYDKRQFSQSATMSMSPRNGLPEFSHLGLGHWFTLRDLERATNGFSNEHIIGEGGYGVVYHGQLVNGTDVAIKKLFNNMGQAEKEFKVEVEAIGHVRHKNLVRLLGYCVEGSHRMLVYEYISNGNLDQWLHGAMRQQGVLTWEARIKVTLGIARALAYLHEGIEPKVIHRDIKSSNILIDEEFNGKLSDFGLSKLLGAGKSHITTRVMGTFGYVAPEYVNTGLLNEKSDVYSFGVLLLEAVTGRDPVNYGRPANEVHMVEWLKLMVGSRRAEEVVDPEMETKPTKQALKRALLLALKCVDPVAERRPTMGQAVHMLEAEDVPAREDRRKSRLAQIDGGDT; encoded by the exons GGAAATAAAGATGACAACCAGTGAAAACTTACGCACGGAACTGTTGTCGAGGACTCCACCTTTTGGTTTAAGACTATGGGTTGTGCTTGGCATAAGCATTTGGGCTGCAATACTGTTTGTCCTGGGCTGCATATGCTTCCTGCTGATATACTGGAGGAAACAAGGGAATCGGAATCGCGGTGAGATTTCTGAACCTGAAATCCCTGATGTAACcaaagagattgcagtagatgaagCGGGCAGCCGAGCTTTTGTCGAGAACTTCTGTGCCCAAGAAACTCACAGCTTTCCGGTCAAGGGGAGATATACTGAGAAAGATTCAGGGAAACTGTTGGCTCACTCGATTACGAGTGAATCAAGTGGTGACCATAATTTTATTGAGTGCATCTCAGTGAAGCAATATGATAGGAGCCACTCTGGTGATGAGGGAAGCTCAGCGTATGATAAGAGGCAGTTTTCTCAGTCTGCCACCATGTCCATGTCTCCCAGGAATGGTCTCCCAGAGTTCTCTCATCTGGGTTTGGGTCATTGGTTTACTCTCAGAGATTTGGAGCGTGCAACAAATGGGTTCTCTAATGAGCATATCATTGGAGAGGGAGGATATGGGGTTGTTTACCATGGCCAACTTGTAAATGGAACTGATGTTGCCATAAAAAAGCTTTTTAACAATAT GGGCCAGGCAGAAAAAGAGTTTAAGGTCGAAGTTGAGGCCATTGGTCATGTTAGGCATAAAAATCTTGTCCGACTTCTGGGTTATTGCGTCGAGGGAAGCCACAG GATGCTTGTCTATGAGTACATCAGCAATGGGAACTTAGATCAATGGTTGCATGGTGCGATGCGTCAACAAGGTGTTCTTACTTGGGAAGCCCGCATAAAAGTTACCCTTGGAATTGCTAGAGC ATTGGCTTATTTGCACGAAGGGATAGAGCCAAAAGTGATTCACCGTGATATCAAATCAAGTAATATCCTTATCGATGAAGAATTCAATGGGAAACTTTCTGATTTCGGATTATCTAAGCTCTTGGGTGCAGGCAAGAGCCATATTACTACTCGAGTTATGGGAACTTTTGG CTACGTAGCACCTGAATATGTAAATACGGGGCTGCTAAATGAGAAGAGCGATGTCTACAGTTTTGGGGTACTTCTCTTGGAAGCGGTGACTGGAAGGGATCCAGTTAACTATGGTCGGCCTGCTAATGAG GTTCATATGGTGGAGTGGCTTAAACTGATGGTTGGCAGCAGGAGAGCAGAGGAGGTGGTTGATCCTGAAATGGAGACTAAGCCAACTAAACAGGCTCTGAAGCGTGCCCTCCTACTCGCACTCAAGTGTGTAGACCCTGTTGCTGAAAGAAGGCCTACGATGGGTCAGGCCGTCCATATGCTAGAAGCAGAGGATGTGCCAGCACGTGAG GATCGGAGGAAGAGCCGGCTGGCGCAAATAGATGGTGGCGACACCTGA